In Capsicum annuum cultivar UCD-10X-F1 unplaced genomic scaffold, UCD10Xv1.1 ctg82233, whole genome shotgun sequence, one DNA window encodes the following:
- the LOC107842975 gene encoding uncharacterized protein LOC107842975 — translation MSCSCPSFLKFHENDTPSNGSFLKISNNRSSSIGSFRSEVWEYQPRKMTTGSQVNDTAMIVTTTNVTTTIHTSAPQAMALVEKRKKFPGVDFKRWKQKMFFYLTTLCLQ, via the exons ATGAGCTGCTCTTGTCCATCTTTTTTAAAATTCCATGAAAATGATACTCCTTCAAACGGTTCTTTTCTCAAGATCTCCAACAATCGAAGTTCTTCAATTGGTTCCTTCAGATCGGAAGTTTGGGAGTACCAACCAAG aaaaatgactACTGGTAGTCAAGTGAATGATACTGCAATGATTGTGACAACGACTAATGTTACCACAACGATTCATACGAGTGCTCCACAGGCAATGGCACTAGTGGAGAAACGCAAAAAATTCCCGGGTGTTGATTTCAAAAGGTGGaaacagaagatgttcttctaccttacaactttATGTCTTCAATAA